A genome region from Oncorhynchus keta strain PuntledgeMale-10-30-2019 unplaced genomic scaffold, Oket_V2 Un_contig_7399_pilon_pilon, whole genome shotgun sequence includes the following:
- the LOC127926314 gene encoding transmembrane protein 114-like, translating to MHGTFMVLLPLSMIIMVVGGLMGFIGLLARAYLLLLMTGVMLLLGALSSLTGVSVYMAYSAAVFQEALCLAEQMGVNMEGVQILFGWSLVLSWISSGTQLFTSAGFLLACRTITTQRQELKL from the exons ATGCACGGGACATTCATGGTGTTGCTTCCTCTCAGCATGATCATCATGGTTGTTGGGGGACTGATGGGGTTCATCGGCCTGCTGGCCAGAGCTTACCTACTACTGCTGATGACTGGTGTAATGCTACTACTGGGAG ctctGTCCTCACTAACAGGGGTGAGTGTGTACATGGCCTACTCTGCTGCAGTCTTCCAGGAGGCTCTGTGTCTGGCTGAGCAGATGGGGGTCAATATGGAGGGGGTCCAGATCCTGTTTGGCTGGTCTCTGGTCCTGTCCTGGATCTCTAGTGGAACACAGCTATTCACCTCCGCTGGCTTCCTGCTGGCCTGCAGAACCatcactacacagagacaggaactgAAATTatga
- the LOC127926313 gene encoding keratin-associated protein 10-6-like, translated as MCIVSVLSECVYCISVLSECVYCVPVFCLNVCIVTVFCLNVCIVSVFCLNVCIVSVFCLNVCSVSVFCLNVCIVSVFCLNVCIVSVFCLNVCIVTVFCLNVCIVTVFCLNVCIVSVFCLNVCIVTVFCLNVCIVSVFCLNVCIVSVFCLNVCIVSVFCLNVCIVTVFCLNVCIVTVFCLNVCIVSVFCLNVCIVSVFCLNVCIVSVFCLNVCIVSVFCLNVCIVSVFCLNVCIVSVFCLNVCIVSVFCLNVCIVSVFCLNVCIVSVFCLNVCIVSVFCLNVCIVAVFCLNVCIVSVFSLNLKYFSKNQENFTAKTDPGKYRIKKDNQNTIIFEANYL; from the coding sequence atgtgtattgtatcagtgttgtctgaatgtgtgtattgtatcagtgttctgtctgaatgtgtgtattgtgttccagtgttctgtctgaatgtgtgtattgtaacagtgttctgtctgaatgtgtgtattgtgtcagtgttctgtctgaatgtgtgtattgtatcagtgttctgtctgaatgtgtgtagtgtatcagtgttctgtctgaatgtgtgtattgtgtcagtgttctgtctgaatgtgtgtattgtatcagtgttctgtctgaatgtgtgtattgtaacagtgttctgtctgaatgtgtgtattgtaacagtgttctgtctgaatgtgtgtattgtgtcagtgttctgtctgaatgtgtgtattgtaacagtgttctgtctgaatgtgtgtattgtgtcagtgttctgtctgaatgtgtgtattgtgtcagtgttctgtctgaatgtgtgtattgtatcagtgttctgtctgaatgtgtgtattgtaacagtgttctgtctgaatgtgtgtattgtaacagtgttctgtctgaatgtgtgtattgtatcagtgttctgtctgaatgtgtgtattgtatcagtgttctgtctgaatgtgtgtattgtgtcagtgttctgtctgaatgtgtgtattgtatcagtgttctgtctgaatgtgtgtattgtatcagtgttctgtctgaatgtgtgtattgtatcagtgttctgtctgaatgtgtgtattgtgtcagtgttctgtctgaatgtgtgtattgtgtcagtgttctgtctgaatgtgtgtattgtgtcagtgttctgtctgaatgtgtgtattgtatcagtgttctgtctgaatgtgtgtattgtagcagtgttctgtctgaatgtgtgtattgtgtcagtTTTCAGTCTGAATTTAAAGTACTTTTCTAAAAACCAAGAAAACTTTACAGCAAAAACAGACCCAGGAAAATATAGGATAAAGAAAGACAATCAAAATACTATAATATTTGAAGCTAATTACCTTTAA